The following is a genomic window from Halobacterium sp. R2-5.
CGCGCACGGCGTCGGCGAGCGGCCCGAACTGGTTCGAGCGGGTCGCGGCGGACTCGCGGTGCGTCGGGTCGTAGGCGGCGAGCGCGGCAGCGCCGACGGTGAGCGCGGCTGCGAGCACGAGGAACGCGTGCGCGGGCTCGGTCGCGACGACCGCGTTCCACGCCGCGGCGGCGTTCCCCGTGGCCCAGAGCGCGCCGAGACTGACGGCGACGGTGAGCGCGAGCGCCCACGCCGGGACGCCACGCGTGCGTGCGGCGATGGCCGCGAACGTGGCGACCATGCCGGCCGCGAACGCGACCAGCAGGGACACCCACAGCGAGAGGAGTGCCGCCGGAGCGAGCGCGCCGGTCGCGACGAGCGGCGCGAAGCCGACGCAGACGGGCAGCAGGAAGAAGCCGGCGTAGAAGCCGGCGTCCTTCACGAGGAACGCGCCGAGGAGCTGGCGCCGGGAGAGCGGGAGGTAGCCCGCCGCCGAGAGCAGGACGTCGACGTCGCCGAGCGCGCGCTCCAGCAGGTCGTCGCCGACGAGGCCCGCGGTCCCCGTGTAGAGCCCGAAGCCCAGCACGAGCACGCGTGCGCCGTCCGCAATCGCCGCGGGAGCCGTGCCGGTGAACCGGAGCGCGGCGACCGTGGCGGCAGTCGCGACGGCGACGAAGACGGGCATCGCGCCGAAGCGCCGGCCGCCGAACAGCGCGGCGTGCAGGCGGTGCTCCTCGCGGCCCATCGCGCGCAACACCAGCCACGTGGTCGACGCCACCTCAGTCACCCCCAGCCGTGGGCGTGTCCCGCGGGTCGGCGCCGTCCACCTCGTCGAGGAACACGTCGAGCAGACCGGGGCCGGTGGTTTCGACGTCGTGTTCTGCGACGATGCGGCCGTTCGCCACGATGCCGACCCGCGAACAGACGTCCTCGGCGACGTCGATGTTGTGCGTCGAGAGGAAGACCGCGTTGCCGTCGCGGGCGTACGACTCGACGTGGCGTTTGACCTGTTCCTGGACGATGGGGTCGAGGTTCGCGAGCGGTTCGTCGATGACGACCACGTCCGGCTCGTGGACGAACACCTGCGTCAGCATCACTTTCTGCTGCTGGCCGCGGGAGAGGTCCGCGCAGAGCGTGTCGAGTTTCGCGGCGAACCCGAGGCGCTGGCTCCACGTCTCGACGCGCTCGGCGAGCGTCTCGTCGTCGATGTCGCGGACACGCCCGACGAACTCGAAGAACTCTCTCGGGGTGAGGAAGCTCGGCGGCGACTGCTGTTCGGGGAGGATTCCGGCCCGACGCCGCGTCTCCACGGGGTCGGTCGTCGGGTCGGTGCCGAGCACGTCGACGCTGCCGGCGTCCGGCCGGAGCTGGCCGGTGAGGATTTCGATGGTCGTGGTCTTCCCGGCGCCGTTCGGCCCGAGGAACCCGTACACCTCGCCGCGATCGACGGTGAGACCCAGCCCGTCGACGGCCTGCACGTCCCCGTAGGCCTTCCGCAGGGAGGCGGCCTCGATGACAGTCATCGTCGGGACTGCGCGGGGCTGCCCAATCAGTCTCCCGGTGAGTCGCCGCGAGCGCGAGCCTTTTGCCCGGGCGCGCCAACAGACGGGTATGAGCCTGAGCACGATGGAGCCGAACCCGGCGTGGGACGCCGAGTCCTACCCGGACGTAGTGGAGACGTTCTCGAACCTCGACGACGACGTTGTCGTCCGCGTCTGGGGCGCGGACTGGTGCGGTGACTGCCGCGGCCAGCTCCCGGACTTCGCGGCGGCGCTGGAGGCAGCGGGCGTCGAGAATGTCGAACAGTATCCCGTCGAACGCGAGGACGGCGAGAAGTACGGCCCGGAGGTCGAGGAGTACGACGTCGAACTCATCCCGACCATCGTCGTCGAGCGCGACGGCGAGGAGCTCGCGCGGTTCGTCGAGGAGGAGGACGTCTCTCCCGCGGTCTACCTCGCCGACCAGCTGGAGTAGCCGCGCTGCTGGTCGCTGTTCTCTCGGACAATCGGACGAGGGGAGGTTGGCTCGACCGCCGAGCGGTCTCCGTTAGGAGCTATTCCCGTCAGTCGCGTTCCCGGCTGTTCCGTTCTCGTCGTCGGGAGCGTTCCCGCCCGTGCCGTTGCCAGCGGTCCCGTTCCCGGCACCGGTGCTCGGTTCGAGGGCTTCGCCGGCGACGTACTCGTTGACCCGGTCGATGACTTCCGCCTCGGCGAGCGCCTCGTCGAAGGCGTTCTCGTAGGGCAGGCTGCCGGCGAGCGGGCGGACGACTGCGGCGTGGCGTCCCTCGACGCTGTGGATGCTGAGCGCCGGCAGGAGCAGCCCCTGGTTCTCGATGAACGGGGCGGCGCCGGCGTACGCGCCGACGCCCGTGTCCTCCAGCTGGGCGGCGGTCTCGACGAACTCGACCGGGTCTTCGACCGCGGTCCCGAAGTCGAATTCGGGTGCCTCGACGGGAGTCCCGCCGATGTCCTCGATGAGCGACGAGAGCGCTTCGACGTGGGTCTCCTCGTGGTCACGGATGACGCCGAGTTGCTCGTAGACCTGCGCCTGGAGCGCGTCCGGCGAATCGGCGAGCAGCGAG
Proteins encoded in this region:
- a CDS encoding ABC transporter ATP-binding protein, which encodes MTVIEAASLRKAYGDVQAVDGLGLTVDRGEVYGFLGPNGAGKTTTIEILTGQLRPDAGSVDVLGTDPTTDPVETRRRAGILPEQQSPPSFLTPREFFEFVGRVRDIDDETLAERVETWSQRLGFAAKLDTLCADLSRGQQQKVMLTQVFVHEPDVVVIDEPLANLDPIVQEQVKRHVESYARDGNAVFLSTHNIDVAEDVCSRVGIVANGRIVAEHDVETTGPGLLDVFLDEVDGADPRDTPTAGGD
- a CDS encoding thioredoxin family protein, whose amino-acid sequence is MSLSTMEPNPAWDAESYPDVVETFSNLDDDVVVRVWGADWCGDCRGQLPDFAAALEAAGVENVEQYPVEREDGEKYGPEVEEYDVELIPTIVVERDGEELARFVEEEDVSPAVYLADQLE
- a CDS encoding ferritin-like domain-containing protein; the protein is MVHDDQQPVENPQTDDGRRKFLAGSAGVLGALSLGGAFGSGSVLAQEGDGGNGGPQGEPPQADFESDIAILNYALTLEHLEAAFYREALDNISQDDLFGADSQVLSLLADSPDALQAQVYEQLGVIRDHEETHVEALSSLIEDIGGTPVEAPEFDFGTAVEDPVEFVETAAQLEDTGVGAYAGAAPFIENQGLLLPALSIHSVEGRHAAVVRPLAGSLPYENAFDEALAEAEVIDRVNEYVAGEALEPSTGAGNGTAGNGTGGNAPDDENGTAGNATDGNSS